CAGGTTCATATCATCGTACTGCAATACGCCGGCTGCTTTGGTTTCAATCTCTTTGAGAGAAGCGCGCGGGATGGTAAAGCTGGACTGCATCGGCATGCCCATCACCCGTTTCAGGTTGTTGGCCTGAGTAGACGCGCTGTTGAGCAGTTGCGTGAGCTGGGTTTTGTAGTTGGTCAGGTTTACCTTGATACGGTCCAGGTCAATTTTTTTGGCGAGGCCGTTTTCGTATTGTGACTGGGTAGCATTCACCAGCTGGGTAAGCTTTTCGATATTGCTGTTCACGGTCACGATTTTTTCCTGTAATACCAGCAGCTGGTAATAAAGGCCGGACACGTTATAGATTACGTCTTCGGTGGATTTCTGCGTTTGCAGGGTATAATATTCTTCCCCGGCTTTAGCCGCTTTCAGGCCTGTAAATACAGCCTGGTTAAAGATCTGCTGGTTCAGTTCTGCGCCTACCGCGGCGGTATACTGGGTACCGAAGGCGATGGTCAGGGAGCTGTCTGGTTTACCGATAACGGTGCCAGGCAGAAGTGACTTCGGCAGTTTCAGGTTATCTGTATAGTTAGCATTACCAGTGATCTGCGGAAGGGCTTGTGCGCGTACTTCCTGTGTTTTGAATTTTCCCATTTCCTCTTCCATTTTTGTTCTGGAGAGTTGCTGGTTGTTATTCAGTGCAAACTTCAGCGCTTCCTGCAGTGTCAGTGGCGCCTGAGCGTAGGCATGCAATCCCCCTATCCCCATTAAGAGGATAAGCGTTAACTTTAATCGCTTCATACGTTGATAGTTATTCTTCTTCTTTGATTTGCAGATACTGGTTTACCAGCTTATGGCCTTTGATAGTGGCAATGCCCAGTATAAAATGTGCAGTGACTTGTTCCATCACAGCCGGCATATCGAATGTGTCCGGCGGGTACTGAAGCTGATCGAAGGCCGCGTCCAGCTGCAGCTGGCGCATACGGGCCATCACGTTCAGATCGAGGTTTTGCCGGTACAGGCCTTCCGACATGCCTCTTTTCAGATTTTCTGTAATGCCGTACAGGATACAGTCCCGCTGGAAGTTCTCAATATTTTTCCAGGTGTCCGGATGATATTTTTGTAGTTCAAACAACATGACCGGGTTAAACGATCTGGCCATATTGGTAATATACTTCATGCTGCGCACCAGTTCGTCGATAGCATTTTCCGCGTTGGCGTGTGTTTCCTTAAAAAATGTGCTGTGCGTGTCCAGCAGCTGTTGCATGCCTTCGTCGATCAGCGATTGTTTATCGGAAAAATGTTCATACACTGTTTTCTTGGACATCCCGCAGTCACGGGCAATATCAAACATCGTCACTCCTTTCACGCCGTATGTTCTGAACAGTTTTAGCGCCACCTCCTTGATTCTTTCCCTCGCTACCATGATCTTTTCTCTTTATGCTTTCATCGCGTTAATGAAAAAATCCACTAACAGTTTCTGTTTCTCTATAACCAGTTCAAATGTTTCTTCGTCCAGCTCTTCGTCGTTGGAAAAGTGGTCGGGCACGGAAAACCGCAGCCCAACAAGGGACTGCACCAACAAATCTGCTGTCTGTTCAGGACTGTCTACGTTAAACTCCCCGGAAGCAACACCCGCTTTGATCACCTGTGTTGTCAACGCTATTTCAATCTGTTTGGCCTTTTTCACACCTTCCTGGAAAACAGTAGGGCCGTCTTTTTGTATTTTAAAGATCTCCAGCCGGCAGAACTTACTGATGAAACCCTTCTTCACATCGATGATGTCATGCAGCGCTTTCGCGGCTGACGTGATGTTAGTGGCCACTTTATGCATCTCTGCAAAATAGAGCTCGGCTATTTTCTCCAGCACGGCCAGGTGCATGGCTTTTTTGTCCGGAAAATAATAATACAGGGATGCCTTGGAGCAATGAAGATCATCTGCGATCTCATTCATCGTGGTCTTACCTGCGCCATAATGAGTAAAACGCTTCAGAGCCGCCTCAAGGATCTTATCCCTCATTTCGTCTTTATTCTCTGTATGCATTAACTTTTTGACTTTTTTAGTTTCAAGGTCAAAATTAGGAAGTTTTTTCAATATAGAAGGGACATTGGTTGTTTTAACAGGCATTTAACTTTTCGATGACAAAAGTCAAAAAGTCAACTTTAATAGTCTGGACACTGCTGATCTATTCAGCCCGGAGGAAGAAAATTGGCAATAAAAACATCTACCAGTAAGGATTACGGCAGATTTTCACAACAATAAAATTATCATGTAAAAAATCAGGGGTCAAAGGTGGATATCATCCTCAACTTTAGCTATCCACTATTAACCTCTGGGAAAGGGGGCACTTTTTATCCGATCTAACTTATCCACATAACCGGTATTTGCCCTTCGGGCGATGCCTGTCTTTTGCTCCCATCTCCCGGGTACGGAGAAAACCCGGAGGCCTGTTGAAGTTTTCGAGGCCAACACCTAATATACTCAATATCATCACTGCCCAAACAGCCCAAAACACAATGTGGCCCAGGGCTTCAGCCCTGGGAAAAAAATGGGGCCAACCATTCCGGCCGGCCCCACAAGGCATATAAATTAAATAAAATAGCTAAATGATCAAATCATCCTATTTCAGTTTTTCCAGTGCTGCTTTCAGTTTTTCGAACATTTCAGGGATTTCCTGTTTCACGCAGGTGCCTACGCTGAGGCGGTACCAGGGTGAGTTTTTAGCGGCGCCGAAAGCGTAGAAAGGCACCAGGGCCAGTTTCGCTTCATTGAGGATGTAGGAGGTAACGGCGGCCTGGTCTTGCAATGCGGTGCCGTCGGCTGTGGTTTTACCTACCAGGTCCAGTTTTACGGTGAGGTAGATGGCTGCCTGTGGAGCGATCGC
The Chitinophaga varians genome window above contains:
- a CDS encoding TolC family protein; this translates as MKRLKLTLILLMGIGGLHAYAQAPLTLQEALKFALNNNQQLSRTKMEEEMGKFKTQEVRAQALPQITGNANYTDNLKLPKSLLPGTVIGKPDSSLTIAFGTQYTAAVGAELNQQIFNQAVFTGLKAAKAGEEYYTLQTQKSTEDVIYNVSGLYYQLLVLQEKIVTVNSNIEKLTQLVNATQSQYENGLAKKIDLDRIKVNLTNYKTQLTQLLNSASTQANNLKRVMGMPMQSSFTIPRASLKEIETKAAGVLQYDDMNLENRTEFKLVQKQQQLQEFQKKAYLAEYYPSLSLFGRYSYNGMSQQFLFSKNDPANATFWYGAAAVGLSLHIPIFDGFGRRAKVSQANVALRQLAKQKEEISLSLNTDYENAKLQVRTNLSTIHTQKENVDLANEVYYSTQNNYKLGLASLTDLLNAETSLTDAQNSYNEALLQYKMAELDIIKSKGVLKELLN
- a CDS encoding TetR/AcrR family transcriptional regulator, with translation MHTENKDEMRDKILEAALKRFTHYGAGKTTMNEIADDLHCSKASLYYYFPDKKAMHLAVLEKIAELYFAEMHKVATNITSAAKALHDIIDVKKGFISKFCRLEIFKIQKDGPTVFQEGVKKAKQIEIALTTQVIKAGVASGEFNVDSPEQTADLLVQSLVGLRFSVPDHFSNDEELDEETFELVIEKQKLLVDFFINAMKA
- a CDS encoding TetR/AcrR family transcriptional regulator, with protein sequence MVARERIKEVALKLFRTYGVKGVTMFDIARDCGMSKKTVYEHFSDKQSLIDEGMQQLLDTHSTFFKETHANAENAIDELVRSMKYITNMARSFNPVMLFELQKYHPDTWKNIENFQRDCILYGITENLKRGMSEGLYRQNLDLNVMARMRQLQLDAAFDQLQYPPDTFDMPAVMEQVTAHFILGIATIKGHKLVNQYLQIKEEE